The following coding sequences are from one Enterococcus sp. 4G2_DIV0659 window:
- the dhaL gene encoding dihydroxyacetone kinase subunit DhaL, with protein sequence MFTVDNLKKSLALFKEKIDKNKDYLSELDTPIGDGDHGNNMARGMEAVSESLQSKPAETLQDVFKLTAMALISKVGGASGPLYGTAMMEMGKASAATSEALPILEAGLAGIEKRGNSQPGEKTMLDEWAPAIDAIKTGTLTEDVLQASVEATRDIAATKGRASYVGERSIGHIDPGAMSSLYFFQSLMEAGVFDE encoded by the coding sequence ATGTTTACTGTAGATAATTTAAAAAAATCATTGGCACTGTTCAAAGAAAAAATCGATAAAAATAAAGACTATTTAAGTGAGTTGGATACACCGATTGGTGATGGGGATCATGGAAATAATATGGCTCGAGGGATGGAGGCTGTGAGTGAGAGTTTGCAGAGTAAACCTGCGGAGACGCTACAAGATGTGTTCAAATTGACTGCCATGGCTTTGATCAGTAAGGTCGGTGGCGCATCTGGTCCTCTTTATGGAACTGCAATGATGGAAATGGGTAAAGCTTCGGCTGCAACTTCAGAGGCACTACCTATTTTAGAAGCAGGTTTGGCTGGAATCGAAAAACGTGGAAATAGTCAGCCAGGTGAGAAAACGATGTTGGATGAATGGGCACCTGCTATTGATGCAATCAAAACGGGTACGTTAACAGAAGATGTTTTGCAAGCATCTGTCGAAGCAACTAGAGATATCGCAGCCACAAAAGGACGTGCCTCTTATGTAGGTGAACGTTCCATTGGTCATATCGATCCAGGGGCGATGTCTAGTCTGTATTTCTTTCAATCATTAATGGAAGCGGGTGTTTTTGATGAGTAA
- the dhaM gene encoding dihydroxyacetone kinase phosphoryl donor subunit DhaM, with protein sequence MSNGVVIVSHVKEIGEGVARLIKEVANDVPITVAAGLDQGEVGTSFEKIMDAFDKNTAQTLFAFYDLGSAKMNLEMAIDMTEKEVLLFDTALVESAYTAAALLQVDTPIETIKEQLAPLKIK encoded by the coding sequence ATGAGTAATGGTGTAGTGATCGTCTCTCATGTTAAAGAAATCGGTGAAGGAGTTGCACGTTTAATCAAAGAAGTAGCAAATGATGTACCGATAACAGTCGCTGCAGGATTAGATCAAGGAGAAGTGGGCACGTCTTTTGAAAAAATCATGGATGCATTTGATAAAAATACCGCACAAACATTGTTTGCATTTTACGATCTAGGCAGTGCGAAAATGAACTTAGAAATGGCGATTGATATGACGGAGAAGGAAGTGTTATTGTTTGACACAGCTCTAGTAGAAAGCGCCTACACCGCAGCAGCTTTATTACAAGTAGACACACCAATCGAAACCATAAAGGAGCAATTAGCCCCTTTAAAAATAAAATAA
- a CDS encoding glycerol dehydrogenase — protein MRKAFISPTKYVQGEDELLNLGYFVTTFGKKALLIAHADDVNRVKDKLDKTAETFDISFVESNFHGEASRVEVARLQKVAAENNCDCVIGLGGGKAIDTAKCVAEGHNLIIVPTIVATDAPTSHSAVLYTEDGQFDDYAYFVQSPSVVLIDTVVIANAPTRFLVSGMGDALSTYFEARATHNSYSNVNAGLPCGAREGVCPPAKGTNTALALAKLCYETILEDGVKAKEASDNNVVTPALENIIEANILLSGLGFESAGLAAIHAIHDGLTVLHDAHGATHGEKVAFSTICQLVLENAPKAELYEVLDFALSIGLPVCLADLGVKEISDAELTEVAEKSCIPEESIHSMPFPITVDQVKAAIIVADKLGTAYKNQR, from the coding sequence ATGAGAAAAGCATTTATCAGTCCAACGAAATATGTACAAGGTGAAGATGAGTTATTGAACTTAGGTTATTTTGTGACCACATTTGGTAAGAAAGCGTTATTGATTGCCCATGCAGATGATGTTAATCGGGTAAAAGATAAGCTTGATAAAACCGCTGAAACATTTGATATTTCTTTTGTAGAAAGTAATTTCCACGGAGAAGCATCACGAGTAGAAGTGGCTCGACTGCAAAAAGTTGCTGCTGAAAATAATTGTGATTGTGTTATTGGTCTTGGTGGTGGTAAAGCTATCGATACAGCAAAATGTGTGGCAGAAGGGCATAATTTAATTATTGTTCCAACGATTGTAGCTACCGATGCACCGACAAGTCATTCAGCTGTACTGTATACAGAAGATGGTCAGTTTGATGATTACGCGTACTTTGTTCAAAGTCCAAGCGTGGTTTTGATCGATACGGTTGTTATTGCTAATGCCCCAACACGCTTCTTAGTTTCTGGGATGGGTGATGCGTTATCAACTTATTTTGAAGCCAGAGCGACACATAATTCTTATTCTAACGTAAATGCGGGATTACCTTGCGGGGCACGGGAAGGAGTATGCCCACCAGCGAAAGGAACAAATACAGCATTGGCCTTAGCAAAATTATGTTATGAAACCATTCTAGAAGATGGCGTAAAAGCCAAAGAAGCATCAGATAATAATGTAGTAACACCTGCACTGGAAAACATTATTGAAGCAAATATCTTATTGTCAGGTCTAGGATTTGAAAGTGCTGGATTGGCTGCTATTCATGCCATTCATGATGGTTTGACTGTTTTGCATGATGCACACGGGGCAACTCATGGGGAAAAAGTGGCGTTTAGTACGATTTGTCAGTTGGTTTTAGAAAATGCACCAAAAGCTGAATTATATGAAGTGTTGGATTTTGCGCTATCTATCGGTTTACCAGTTTGTTTGGCAGATTTAGGCGTGAAAGAAATTTCTGATGCAGAACTAACAGAAGTCGCAGAAAAATCTTGTATTCCAGAAGAATCCATTCATTCAATGCCATTTCCAATTACAGTGGATCAAGTAAAAGCAGCTATTATTGTGGCTGATAAACTTGGGACAGCGTATAAGAATCAACGCTAA
- a CDS encoding TIGR04197 family type VII secretion effector has translation MGVKSSLSVAGGVSASFSKSASALNSVTNLTNTASRTNISGNATAVEAASTYGQGLKQLSTSLVTAGSKIHSVAKDFSEIDQQAAQKFQLNSSPMSRWFK, from the coding sequence ATGGGAGTAAAAAGTAGTCTTTCAGTAGCAGGAGGCGTATCTGCTTCGTTCAGTAAATCTGCTAGTGCATTGAATAGTGTTACTAATTTAACTAATACCGCTTCTAGAACGAATATTTCTGGAAATGCTACGGCTGTAGAAGCAGCTAGTACATATGGACAAGGACTTAAGCAACTTTCTACAAGCCTTGTAACAGCAGGAAGTAAAATCCATTCAGTTGCTAAAGATTTTTCGGAAATTGATCAACAAGCTGCACAAAAATTTCAATTAAATTCGTCTCCTATGAGTAGGTGGTTTAAATGA
- a CDS encoding DUF3958 family protein: MTEPDYKVQLSKIQDEQNSVKKELKSIEKQREDFFYLNQQEQRIYAELIATSDPEDRRFFQDKGEDSFFQSKRAQQQLEKNEEQLQRVKKELADSEEETYQLQRKSLLKKEED; the protein is encoded by the coding sequence ATGACTGAACCAGATTACAAAGTACAGCTATCAAAGATTCAAGATGAACAAAATTCGGTCAAAAAAGAACTGAAGTCCATTGAGAAGCAAAGAGAAGATTTTTTCTATTTGAATCAACAAGAGCAGCGGATTTATGCAGAACTTATTGCAACCAGTGATCCAGAAGATCGTAGATTTTTTCAGGATAAAGGAGAAGATAGTTTTTTCCAATCAAAAAGAGCGCAACAACAACTAGAAAAAAATGAAGAGCAATTGCAGCGTGTAAAAAAAGAACTAGCTGATTCTGAAGAAGAGACTTACCAATTGCAACGAAAATCTTTACTGAAAAAAGAGGAGGATTGA
- a CDS encoding T7SS effector LXG polymorphic toxin, which produces MGLKFYVGEMQTQAAEAARMSNEANLAIAQLQDSISHFLSAPLSGKAYDSAKSYFSVVYTPLCRSALMTGEAMQQAHKRLVTEYQSSVSGIDTDEDQIQSQIEQLEQLKRNLEHQMQVSKNFQPSLERRYMNACDSISKKREKLEKFHAYNARSSSFFAEYEASQQEFSRGLAQVNGCKAWNSASGSFDISKLDMTWATSINKRWEAREQQLEALKKKVVKDAIAKLDGYEIRRVKNGNKIDWIILKNGKILNSKNNSELYSVLELYGDLLPKGSYTQMVVKKGIVDPTIALPGVGGAANIKNVVKGIGTIIISTGILTLLNDAPSVSFSDSNADEVDIEIPKDVQRKIKKLSPEQKKALDEALDKLSKGDKTGLNDHALKGDRKGERAFDIRGKGTGNNRGGIRGTYEKDGPGKIKLKDVFKGHKY; this is translated from the coding sequence ATGGGTTTAAAATTCTACGTAGGAGAGATGCAAACACAGGCGGCAGAAGCGGCACGTATGAGTAATGAAGCAAATCTAGCAATTGCACAACTACAAGACAGTATTTCCCATTTCTTATCTGCTCCTTTATCTGGTAAAGCATATGATTCTGCTAAAAGCTATTTTAGTGTTGTTTATACACCTCTTTGTCGATCAGCACTTATGACAGGTGAAGCAATGCAGCAAGCACACAAACGTTTAGTCACTGAATACCAAAGCTCTGTCTCGGGTATTGATACTGACGAAGATCAAATCCAAAGTCAAATCGAGCAACTGGAACAGCTTAAAAGAAATTTAGAACACCAGATGCAAGTCTCGAAAAATTTTCAGCCAAGTTTGGAACGTCGATATATGAATGCTTGTGATTCTATTTCTAAAAAAAGAGAAAAACTAGAAAAGTTCCACGCTTATAACGCACGTTCTAGTAGTTTTTTTGCCGAATATGAAGCAAGTCAGCAAGAGTTTTCTCGTGGCTTAGCTCAAGTCAATGGATGTAAAGCATGGAATTCAGCTTCAGGGTCATTTGATATCAGCAAGCTAGATATGACATGGGCAACGTCCATTAATAAACGTTGGGAAGCTCGAGAACAACAATTAGAAGCATTGAAAAAGAAAGTTGTTAAAGATGCAATTGCTAAACTAGATGGTTATGAAATACGGCGTGTTAAAAATGGTAATAAAATAGACTGGATCATTCTGAAGAATGGAAAGATACTTAATTCAAAAAATAATTCCGAACTCTATTCTGTTTTAGAATTGTATGGAGATCTGCTGCCTAAAGGCAGTTATACTCAAATGGTTGTAAAAAAAGGAATTGTTGATCCTACAATTGCGTTACCTGGTGTTGGTGGTGCTGCGAACATAAAAAACGTAGTAAAAGGGATAGGTACGATAATAATATCTACTGGAATCCTAACTCTCCTAAATGATGCCCCATCTGTATCATTCAGCGATTCCAATGCAGATGAGGTAGACATTGAAATACCCAAAGATGTACAGAGAAAAATTAAAAAACTTTCTCCAGAGCAAAAGAAAGCCCTAGATGAAGCGTTGGACAAATTATCTAAAGGTGATAAAACAGGTTTGAATGATCACGCATTAAAAGGTGATCGCAAAGGAGAACGAGCATTTGATATCCGAGGAAAAGGGACAGGAAATAATAGAGGTGGAATCCGAGGAACCTATGAAAAAGACGGTCCCGGTAAAATAAAACTAAAAGATGTGTTTAAAGGACACAAATACTAA
- the mprF gene encoding bifunctional lysylphosphatidylglycerol flippase/synthetase MprF — protein sequence MKNKLNQLFQWMKAHSLLLKLIFLGSVLIFVANQVTHIVQGMTWQDVFHTMGQQSRFRILGMIMAGLIGVLPMLLYDFVVVKVLEEQGNPRMNRWEWVVSAWVTNTINNLAGFGGVVGATLRANFYGKDVPRKKVVATVSKVALFMISGLSILAFIAFIDLFFIRSDSVFKEYWVWLLAGSLIAPALFIFTRMKKYTLFKDFFPKGIVLLFGASFGQWLGAMFVFLSVGALMKVDVSLVGVYPMFVIATLIGMLTMVPGGMGTFDVLMILGLSQLNVDQSTAVVWLIYYRLFYYVLPFITGIILFIHQAGLKINRFLDDLPRIFSQKVAHFILVAALYFAGIMLVLLSTITNLSNVSRLFQFLLPFSFDFLDQTFNLLIGFLLLGLARGISMKVRKAYWPTIGLLIFGIINTILRTASWQLILVYLVILSAVFLARKEFYREKFVYSWGALAVDGVLFSFLFIIYTVAGYYSSHPDKTGPLPHMFLLFPSDDVWFSGLIGLGISMVGLITLYHYLADTDKRLGEVFQQERLTALINKYGGTEGSHLLYLKNYTYFYYQENSKDEVLFAYQIKANKCFILGEPVGNQEKWMQATLAFLDAADLLGYQAAFYRTSERYTMILHDLGFNFMKVGEEGIVDLTCVETTSSALATNSMELQHLTNLGYKVTMYHEPISKELFHELSRVSENWLGTQRERNFVCGRFDQEYLQLSDIGILRNQNYEVVGFITEKPIIEKKEVSYDLLRYDETAPEHVVDFLFTHFIADADKRGYSRVNLGTAPLSNVGETKYSFFNERLINIFYKYGDQLYGFKDTRKEKEPYVTTWEPRYFAYSKQSNVLFAFIQLALLIERGKGVSLVEEVLIPSS from the coding sequence ATGAAAAATAAATTAAACCAACTATTCCAATGGATGAAAGCACATAGCTTATTATTGAAACTAATTTTCTTAGGTTCTGTTTTGATCTTTGTTGCAAATCAAGTGACCCATATCGTTCAAGGAATGACTTGGCAAGATGTCTTTCATACGATGGGGCAGCAAAGTCGTTTTCGGATTCTTGGCATGATTATGGCTGGCTTGATCGGTGTTTTGCCAATGCTTTTGTATGATTTTGTGGTTGTGAAAGTTCTTGAAGAGCAAGGAAATCCAAGAATGAATCGCTGGGAATGGGTTGTTTCTGCATGGGTTACAAACACAATTAATAATCTTGCTGGATTTGGCGGCGTGGTTGGGGCAACGTTACGGGCAAATTTTTATGGGAAAGATGTGCCACGTAAAAAAGTTGTTGCCACAGTGTCTAAAGTTGCTTTATTTATGATTTCGGGTTTATCTATTTTGGCTTTTATTGCATTTATTGATCTTTTTTTCATTCGTTCCGATAGTGTGTTTAAAGAATATTGGGTATGGCTTCTAGCAGGAAGTTTGATTGCTCCAGCATTATTTATATTTACTCGCATGAAAAAATATACGTTGTTTAAAGATTTTTTCCCAAAAGGCATTGTTCTGTTATTCGGCGCATCTTTTGGACAATGGCTGGGCGCAATGTTTGTCTTTTTAAGCGTAGGTGCTTTGATGAAAGTAGATGTTTCTCTTGTTGGTGTTTATCCAATGTTTGTTATCGCCACATTGATTGGTATGTTGACGATGGTGCCAGGTGGGATGGGAACCTTTGATGTGTTGATGATTTTAGGTCTTTCTCAGCTAAACGTAGACCAGTCAACAGCGGTGGTATGGTTGATCTATTATCGATTATTTTACTATGTGTTGCCTTTTATTACTGGAATTATTTTATTTATTCATCAAGCAGGGCTTAAAATCAATCGATTTCTGGATGATCTACCTCGAATATTCTCACAAAAAGTTGCTCACTTTATTTTAGTGGCAGCACTTTATTTTGCTGGTATCATGCTGGTTTTACTGTCAACGATTACGAATTTGTCGAATGTCAGTCGCTTGTTTCAGTTTTTATTGCCATTTTCTTTTGATTTTTTAGATCAAACATTTAATCTGTTGATTGGATTTTTATTGTTGGGTCTGGCAAGAGGGATTTCTATGAAAGTGAGAAAAGCTTATTGGCCGACGATTGGTTTATTGATTTTTGGTATTATCAATACGATTTTACGAACTGCATCGTGGCAGTTGATTCTTGTTTATTTGGTGATTCTTTCTGCGGTCTTTTTAGCTAGGAAAGAATTTTATCGTGAGAAATTTGTTTACTCTTGGGGGGCTTTAGCGGTAGATGGTGTGTTATTTAGTTTCTTATTTATTATTTATACTGTAGCTGGCTATTATAGTTCTCATCCAGATAAAACAGGTCCTCTGCCACATATGTTTCTCCTGTTTCCATCGGATGATGTCTGGTTCTCTGGGTTGATTGGACTAGGAATTTCGATGGTTGGACTGATCACCCTCTATCACTATTTAGCTGATACAGATAAGCGTTTGGGTGAAGTGTTTCAACAAGAGCGTTTAACAGCTCTTATCAATAAATATGGGGGAACTGAAGGTAGTCATCTGCTCTATTTAAAAAATTATACCTACTTTTATTACCAGGAAAATAGTAAGGATGAGGTACTGTTTGCTTATCAAATCAAAGCGAATAAATGCTTTATCTTAGGAGAGCCAGTTGGCAATCAGGAAAAATGGATGCAAGCCACGTTAGCCTTTTTAGATGCGGCGGATTTACTGGGGTATCAAGCGGCTTTTTATCGAACTAGCGAGCGATATACAATGATCTTACACGATCTCGGCTTTAACTTTATGAAAGTTGGTGAGGAAGGGATCGTGGATCTTACTTGTGTCGAGACTACTTCGAGTGCGCTGGCAACAAATAGTATGGAGTTGCAACACTTAACTAACTTAGGGTATAAGGTTACAATGTATCACGAACCTATTTCAAAAGAGTTGTTTCACGAGCTATCACGAGTTTCAGAAAATTGGTTAGGCACGCAACGAGAACGTAATTTTGTTTGTGGACGATTCGATCAAGAGTATTTGCAGTTAAGTGATATTGGTATTTTGAGAAACCAGAACTATGAAGTGGTTGGATTTATTACAGAAAAGCCAATTATTGAAAAAAAGGAAGTTTCGTATGATTTATTGCGTTATGATGAAACGGCTCCAGAACATGTTGTAGATTTCTTATTCACACATTTTATTGCTGACGCTGACAAACGGGGATATAGCCGAGTGAATTTAGGTACGGCGCCATTATCGAATGTAGGTGAGACCAAATATTCATTTTTTAACGAGCGCTTGATCAATATTTTTTATAAATATGGGGATCAACTATACGGATTTAAAGATACGAGAAAAGAAAAAGAACCATATGTAACGACTTGGGAACCCAGATATTTTGCTTATTCAAAACAAAGTAATGTGTTATTTGCTTTTATTCAGTTAGCCTTGTTGATTGAACGAGGAAAAGGGGTTTCTTTAGTGGAAGAAGTATTGATTCCATCTTCATAG
- the rihC gene encoding ribonucleoside hydrolase RihC, translating into MKKTRKVIIDTDPGIDDAVAIAAALFDERLDIKLLTTVAGNVSVDKVTKNLLKLMSFWDKDVPVAIGSDRPLLREAINASDIHGSTGMDGYEFPESKYELLTKNHAVIEMYKVLMESKEKTTIVGIGPLTNIALLLRMYPECVEKVEELIIMGGSLARGNYGVLSEFNIAADPEAAKIVFESKMPLTMVGLDVGEKALILPKECETIQKMNKTGDMIEHLFRHYRGGSLDTGLKMYDGCAVAYLLAPEMFEVKEAYVGIETQGILTAGATLVDLDGYLGKSANCRVCTDIDAEQFRQWFLDAIKKCD; encoded by the coding sequence GTGAAAAAAACAAGAAAAGTGATTATCGATACAGATCCAGGAATCGATGATGCTGTTGCTATTGCTGCTGCGTTATTTGATGAGCGGTTGGACATCAAATTATTAACTACAGTAGCAGGCAATGTGAGTGTAGATAAAGTAACAAAAAATCTGCTGAAACTAATGTCTTTTTGGGATAAGGATGTTCCTGTTGCAATCGGCTCTGATCGACCATTACTTCGTGAAGCAATCAATGCAAGTGATATTCATGGAAGTACAGGTATGGATGGATATGAATTTCCAGAATCCAAGTATGAGTTGTTAACAAAAAATCATGCGGTGATCGAGATGTACAAAGTATTGATGGAATCAAAGGAAAAAACGACGATTGTTGGGATCGGTCCGTTAACAAATATTGCGTTGTTACTTAGAATGTATCCAGAGTGTGTGGAAAAAGTTGAAGAATTGATCATTATGGGTGGCTCTTTAGCGAGAGGCAATTATGGGGTCTTATCAGAGTTTAATATTGCTGCCGATCCAGAAGCTGCTAAAATCGTTTTTGAAAGTAAGATGCCTTTAACAATGGTAGGGTTAGATGTAGGAGAAAAGGCACTGATTTTACCTAAAGAATGCGAGACGATCCAGAAAATGAATAAAACAGGTGACATGATTGAGCATTTGTTTAGACACTATCGTGGAGGTAGTTTGGATACTGGGCTGAAGATGTATGACGGCTGTGCCGTGGCTTATCTGCTGGCGCCTGAGATGTTTGAGGTGAAAGAAGCTTATGTTGGGATTGAAACACAAGGGATCTTGACTGCTGGGGCGACATTGGTTGATTTAGATGGGTATCTAGGCAAAAGTGCGAACTGTCGCGTGTGTACAGATATTGATGCAGAACAATTTAGGCAGTGGTTTTTAGATGCGATAAAAAAATGTGATTGA
- a CDS encoding RNA polymerase sigma factor, translating to MEKGIQIRLVKKAKNGDAQAFIKLCEAYQVVLYNSAYKLLLNNEDVADCLQETELRAWQKISNIKNESAFNTWIFRIMINIAKDILKKRVELVEFEENYMSTIENNYTGFQLEEEFDKLPERYKIPIILHYYAGFNINEISEQLSLSKNTVKTRLARGRGKLKHLLEGEEYG from the coding sequence ATGGAAAAAGGGATACAAATTCGTTTGGTCAAAAAAGCAAAAAATGGTGATGCACAAGCATTTATCAAGCTTTGTGAAGCCTATCAAGTTGTGTTGTACAACTCTGCGTATAAACTACTTCTAAATAATGAAGATGTCGCTGACTGCCTACAAGAAACAGAACTTCGTGCCTGGCAAAAAATTAGCAACATAAAAAACGAATCAGCATTTAATACTTGGATTTTTAGAATAATGATTAATATCGCCAAGGATATTCTGAAAAAAAGAGTAGAATTGGTTGAATTTGAAGAAAATTATATGAGTACAATAGAAAATAACTACACAGGATTTCAACTGGAAGAAGAATTTGACAAATTACCTGAAAGATATAAAATCCCGATCATTTTACACTATTACGCTGGTTTTAACATTAATGAAATTTCAGAACAACTGAGTTTATCCAAAAATACAGTTAAAACACGATTAGCCAGAGGTAGAGGGAAATTAAAACATTTATTGGAAGGAGAAGAGTATGGGTAA
- a CDS encoding YfhO family protein, giving the protein MKKKIHTFMKENWPYMTASFFIPFLIMVIIYLSLGIYPGSSRSVMASDSFSQFSNFHASFNNVLHGKQSIFYTWNASLGLNYLSLISYYLGGLFTPLVLFFNNQNIPDALYFITLLKIGSAGLAFWVFAKHTYKIPKWGHVMLSVPYALMSFATAHSEIIMWLDAFTYLPLVILGIHRLMDERKPVLLFVSYLLLFISNFYMGFMIGIFSFLYFIARMLTNWKLYKKRIIPYGITSLLAGGASMILVLPAVLDLRANGETLSEVTQFKTEATAFWDIVMKNMVGVYDTTKYGSIPFIYVGLLPLIFCVFYFVTREIPRKNKFLFGSLFLILIASFYITPLNLFWHGMHAPNMFLFRYSFLFSFLVVLLAGYGFEKFKLDDLGLLAGSTIMLIAIFALAEGTKGTTSYDYIPISAFVITVLFLLLYLAGIIFYQLKKIPMHYLIILLLLLVSTEAFINTSTMLKGILDDWNYASRSLYSEPYPSIKKLVDKTKKENDTFYRLENLNPVSSNDSINYGYSGVSLFSSIRNRHSSSYLNDLGFRSRGTGLNIRYPNNTLLMDSLVGLKYNISENDPLKFGYFPTDKAGKFSLYENSNTLPLGFLAEKDIYKVKQPANDNLSSQTELFNALADQKQNYFRFYQPTITNKTNVKIEQNTNSVTYRELQSNVSKDITWTVNVPANTQAYLSLFPTDFNQLESSTATLSVNGVSQKSQINITGQYYNIGYYDKPTTVTFTVSFYGTTAVSFMEPKVVGLDTKAFEQSVKSIQNKGVDLAVKGRKAVGTLTADKDQVLLTTIPYDKGWKAYVDGKKVPVEAFKKAFVSVPVTAGEHTIEFVYLPEGFLPGVILFIVCIGGFVVYVRVTNRPKLALVKPNKRKRKKR; this is encoded by the coding sequence ATGAAGAAAAAAATACATACATTCATGAAAGAAAACTGGCCTTATATGACCGCTAGTTTTTTCATTCCTTTTTTAATAATGGTCATTATTTATTTAAGCTTGGGTATTTATCCAGGAAGCAGCCGTAGTGTGATGGCAAGTGATTCTTTTTCACAATTTTCCAATTTCCATGCAAGTTTTAATAATGTTTTGCATGGTAAACAAAGTATTTTTTATACTTGGAATGCTTCTCTTGGGTTAAACTACCTTTCTCTGATTTCGTATTATCTAGGTGGCTTATTTACACCCCTCGTTTTGTTTTTTAACAATCAGAATATTCCTGATGCACTGTACTTCATTACTTTATTGAAAATCGGTTCCGCTGGTTTAGCGTTTTGGGTATTTGCAAAACATACCTATAAAATACCTAAGTGGGGGCATGTAATGCTTAGCGTGCCTTACGCTTTGATGTCTTTTGCCACCGCACATTCAGAAATTATTATGTGGCTAGATGCCTTTACTTACCTACCTTTAGTTATTCTCGGTATTCATCGATTGATGGATGAACGAAAACCAGTTTTGTTATTTGTCAGCTATTTGCTATTATTTATCTCTAATTTTTATATGGGCTTTATGATCGGGATATTCTCATTCCTCTACTTTATCGCTCGAATGCTGACCAATTGGAAACTCTATAAAAAGCGGATCATTCCTTATGGCATCACTTCTCTTTTAGCTGGAGGTGCTTCAATGATTTTGGTCTTGCCGGCAGTGCTTGATTTACGAGCAAATGGTGAAACCTTATCTGAAGTCACTCAGTTTAAAACAGAAGCAACCGCTTTTTGGGATATCGTGATGAAAAATATGGTCGGTGTCTACGATACAACCAAATATGGTTCAATACCGTTTATCTATGTCGGTCTACTTCCTTTGATTTTCTGTGTCTTTTACTTTGTCACAAGAGAAATACCACGGAAAAATAAGTTCTTATTCGGCAGCCTATTTCTGATTTTAATTGCTAGTTTTTATATCACCCCACTCAATCTGTTTTGGCACGGCATGCATGCGCCGAACATGTTCTTGTTCCGCTATAGTTTCTTATTTTCTTTCTTAGTGGTTCTGTTAGCAGGATATGGATTTGAAAAATTTAAATTAGATGATTTAGGCTTGTTAGCAGGTTCTACAATCATGCTGATTGCTATTTTTGCTTTAGCTGAAGGGACAAAAGGGACGACAAGTTACGATTATATTCCGATTTCAGCCTTTGTTATTACTGTATTATTTTTACTGCTCTATCTTGCTGGAATCATCTTTTACCAATTGAAAAAAATACCGATGCATTATCTGATTATTTTATTACTATTACTCGTTTCAACTGAAGCATTTATTAATACAAGTACGATGTTAAAGGGCATATTAGACGACTGGAATTATGCTTCACGCAGTCTTTATTCTGAGCCTTACCCATCGATCAAAAAACTAGTTGATAAAACGAAAAAGGAAAATGATACTTTTTATCGTTTGGAAAATTTAAATCCTGTTTCATCCAACGACAGTATCAATTATGGCTATAGCGGTGTCAGCTTATTCTCATCCATCCGCAATCGTCATTCTTCTTCTTATTTAAATGACCTAGGTTTCCGTTCAAGAGGAACAGGGTTGAATATCCGTTACCCAAACAATACTTTGTTGATGGATTCTCTAGTTGGCTTAAAATACAATATTTCTGAAAATGATCCATTAAAATTCGGCTATTTCCCTACAGATAAAGCAGGAAAATTTTCATTATACGAAAATAGTAATACCTTACCGTTAGGCTTTTTAGCTGAAAAAGATATCTATAAAGTGAAACAACCAGCGAATGATAATTTAAGTAGCCAAACAGAATTATTCAATGCGTTAGCTGACCAGAAACAGAATTACTTCAGGTTTTACCAACCAACAATAACCAATAAAACAAACGTAAAAATTGAGCAAAATACAAATTCAGTAACCTATCGGGAACTACAAAGCAATGTTTCCAAAGATATTACTTGGACAGTCAACGTACCAGCGAATACGCAAGCCTATCTTAGCCTGTTTCCGACCGATTTTAATCAGCTAGAAAGCTCTACTGCAACACTATCAGTCAATGGAGTAAGTCAAAAATCCCAAATCAATATTACAGGTCAATATTACAATATCGGTTATTATGACAAGCCAACGACTGTAACCTTTACAGTGAGTTTTTACGGCACAACTGCGGTTAGCTTTATGGAGCCTAAAGTAGTCGGCTTAGATACAAAAGCATTTGAACAATCCGTTAAATCCATCCAAAACAAAGGCGTTGATCTAGCAGTAAAAGGACGGAAAGCCGTTGGTACTCTGACTGCTGATAAAGATCAAGTTCTTTTAACAACCATACCTTACGATAAAGGTTGGAAAGCTTATGTTGATGGAAAAAAAGTACCCGTTGAAGCCTTTAAAAAAGCATTTGTTAGCGTTCCTGTAACAGCTGGTGAACATACAATTGAATTTGTTTATCTGCCGGAAGGCTTTTTACCAGGCGTGATTTTGTTTATTGTTTGTATCGGTGGGTTTGTGGTTTATGTCCGAGTGACAAATAGACCAAAACTGGCTTTAGTGAAACCTAATAAACGGAAACGGAAAAAAAGATAA